A single window of Streptococcus cristatus ATCC 51100 DNA harbors:
- a CDS encoding low temperature requirement protein A — protein MTTLIKHKRVEFSELFYDLVFVFAISKVTTLIDHLHNGILTWNSFLDFFIAILFLIDSWMIQTDYTNRYGKNSLFNMVIMFIKMGLLLFIANMIGPDWQQYFHYLCWAIGTLTLTLFFQYLVEFFKKSTDNVHRESIKGFLWITGLRSLEIYLAALLPIYIGVYILYASILLTFITPSILLNKDKHYQVNLPHLIERISLLVIITFGEMITNLANFFTIENFSIYSVLYFIIMISLFLFYFGQFDHAIDEKSNQKGLFLIYSHYPIFIGLMMMIVSMSFLQNPEANRLFATSFSYIGFGLFQAAVLVNGPYNKHYLRYSKSYYCVQATLYLAAFILSLIFASNPIIVVSITTILALAIAIHFIYFYMTQNKKYSKSNWELF, from the coding sequence ATGACAACTCTTATTAAACATAAACGTGTAGAATTTTCAGAACTTTTTTATGACTTAGTTTTTGTTTTTGCAATTTCAAAAGTAACTACTTTAATCGACCATCTTCATAACGGTATTTTGACTTGGAATTCTTTCCTTGATTTTTTCATTGCTATTTTGTTTCTCATCGATTCCTGGATGATTCAAACCGATTATACCAATCGCTATGGAAAGAACTCTTTATTTAACATGGTAATCATGTTTATCAAAATGGGACTTTTACTCTTTATAGCCAATATGATTGGACCTGATTGGCAACAATATTTTCATTATCTCTGTTGGGCTATTGGTACATTAACCCTTACCTTATTTTTTCAATATTTGGTTGAGTTTTTTAAAAAATCAACCGATAATGTTCATAGGGAAAGTATCAAAGGTTTTCTATGGATAACAGGTCTACGAAGTTTAGAAATCTATCTAGCAGCTCTTCTTCCTATTTACATTGGAGTCTATATCCTTTATGCTAGTATTCTGCTAACATTTATTACGCCAAGTATCTTGCTTAATAAAGATAAGCATTACCAGGTAAATCTTCCCCATTTAATCGAGCGCATCTCCCTTCTTGTCATTATTACGTTTGGAGAGATGATTACGAATCTAGCTAACTTCTTTACAATCGAGAATTTCTCGATTTATTCGGTTCTTTATTTCATTATTATGATTTCTCTGTTCTTGTTTTATTTTGGTCAATTCGACCATGCTATTGATGAAAAATCTAATCAAAAGGGACTATTTCTAATTTACAGTCACTATCCTATTTTCATTGGACTTATGATGATGATTGTATCGATGAGTTTTCTTCAGAATCCTGAAGCTAATCGTCTCTTTGCAACCAGCTTCTCTTATATCGGATTTGGCCTCTTTCAAGCTGCTGTCCTAGTAAATGGGCCCTATAACAAACACTATCTTCGCTATTCGAAAAGTTACTACTGTGTCCAAGCGACACTCTATCTGGCTGCCTTTATTCTCTCTTTAATCTTTGCTTCTAATCCTATAATAGTAGTGAGTATAACAACCATTTTAGCTCTAGCTATAGCCATTCATTTTATTTATTTTTATATGACACAGAATAAAAAATATTCCAAATCTAACTGGGAGTTATTTTAA
- a CDS encoding helix-turn-helix domain-containing protein, giving the protein MGKQSISDYEKQKSYPTFANLDKIAEYFNATPTQLFGTSKEIELEKSVLESNEYSDKVSEILKAVKYIEHFLHTDGQYLEDLLYLTRGNQLYTEDGKELYIDPTSQKRTLHTQYEPGFIEARDKSPLELLIENKELLD; this is encoded by the coding sequence ATCGGTAAACAGTCCATCTCTGATTACGAAAAACAAAAAAGCTATCCTACCTTTGCAAATTTGGATAAGATAGCAGAATATTTTAATGCAACTCCAACCCAACTCTTTGGAACGAGTAAAGAGATTGAGTTAGAAAAGAGTGTTCTTGAATCTAATGAATACTCTGATAAAGTAAGTGAAATCTTAAAAGCTGTCAAATACATCGAGCATTTCCTACATACTGATGGACAGTACTTAGAGGATTTACTTTACCTAACAAGAGGCAACCAACTATACACAGAAGATGGAAAAGAGTTGTATATTGATCCAACTTCTCAGAAAAGAACACTTCATACCCAATATGAACCTGGTTTTATTGAAGCAAGAGATAAATCTCCACTAGAGCTCTTAATTGAAAATAAGGAGCTATTAGATTAA
- a CDS encoding DUF1269 domain-containing protein, whose protein sequence is MENVVVSIFHIESEAFQAFSELKQFVQTENTKLAQASIVKAENGVVNVKDSFDLMNSLGDDYFEGGLIGSLIGILGGPLGVLFGFATGGAIGASVGSDKELINSALITTVSKKLTNGEVAIIALVQENDESVLNAIFEKYQVDIARWDVATVAAEIESALKIQEDLEHQAKARLIADKKEARREKFDKLKASIKEKFSKKN, encoded by the coding sequence ATGGAAAATGTTGTTGTCTCAATTTTTCATATTGAAAGTGAAGCCTTTCAGGCCTTTTCAGAATTAAAACAGTTTGTTCAAACTGAAAATACAAAATTAGCTCAGGCTTCAATTGTAAAAGCTGAAAATGGTGTTGTTAACGTCAAAGATAGCTTTGATTTGATGAATTCCCTAGGAGATGATTATTTCGAAGGCGGATTAATTGGTAGTTTAATCGGAATTTTAGGTGGACCACTAGGTGTTCTCTTTGGTTTTGCTACTGGTGGAGCAATTGGCGCCTCCGTTGGTTCAGACAAAGAATTGATCAATTCGGCATTAATTACAACCGTTAGTAAAAAGTTGACTAATGGCGAAGTAGCTATTATTGCACTTGTACAAGAAAATGATGAATCTGTTTTAAATGCTATTTTTGAAAAGTATCAGGTTGACATTGCTAGATGGGATGTCGCTACTGTTGCGGCAGAGATAGAGTCAGCTCTCAAAATTCAAGAAGATTTAGAGCATCAAGCTAAAGCTCGCTTAATTGCGGATAAAAAAGAAGCTCGTCGTGAAAAATTTGATAAATTGAAAGCTAGTATTAAAGAGAAATTTTCGAAAAAAAATTAA
- a CDS encoding DUF308 domain-containing protein — MKFSNRLLLFLAGVVFVLLGLFLFTNPVANLVAYSWWIAFGLLVSSIAAILGYFSAPKELRSPVYLFQGFVSLLLALYLVAYGFLTLPVVIPTIVGIWLIVEAIIAFFKGNRLGLIFPIIGSNITWVALLEFLLGLVILFNPVATGVFVVYVIAFAFLVTGFTYIIGVFRK; from the coding sequence ATGAAATTTTCTAATCGTTTACTGCTATTCCTTGCAGGAGTTGTTTTTGTCCTTTTAGGACTTTTCCTATTTACAAACCCAGTAGCTAATCTTGTTGCTTACAGCTGGTGGATTGCATTTGGTTTACTGGTTTCTTCTATAGCAGCTATTTTAGGCTATTTCTCTGCACCAAAAGAGCTTCGCTCACCTGTTTATCTTTTCCAAGGATTTGTTAGTCTTCTCTTAGCTCTTTACCTCGTTGCTTATGGCTTTTTGACCCTGCCGGTCGTCATTCCGACCATTGTAGGAATTTGGTTAATTGTAGAAGCCATTATTGCTTTCTTTAAAGGCAATCGTCTAGGATTGATTTTCCCTATTATTGGTAGCAATATCACGTGGGTAGCCTTGCTTGAATTTTTACTAGGTCTAGTGATTCTGTTCAATCCAGTGGCTACAGGTGTCTTTGTCGTTTATGTCATTGCCTTTGCATTTTTAGTTACTGGCTTCACCTACATTATTGGGGTCTTTCGTAAATAG
- a CDS encoding replication-associated recombination protein A, translated as MPENLALRMRPTSIDQIIGQQHLVGPGKIIRRMVEANRLSSMILYGPPGIGKTSIASAIAGTTKFAFRTFNATVDSKKRLQEIAEEAKFSGGLVLLLDEIHRLDKTKQDFLLPLLESGLVIMIGATTENPFFSVTPAIRSRVQIFELEPLSNDDIRTAIQLALTDKERGFDFPVELDKEALDFIAISTNGDLRSAYNSLDLAVLSTPEDSKGIRHITLDVMENSLQKSYITMDKDGDGHYDVLSALQKSIRGSDVNASLHYAARLVEAGDLPSLARRLTVIAYEDIGLANPDAQVHTVTALEAAQRIGFPEARILIANIVIDLALSPKSNSAYVAMDKALADLRKNGNLPIPRHLRDGHYAGSKELGNAQDYLYPHSYLGNWVKQDYLPDKIKDANYFTPNENGKYERALGLTKNKIDDLKK; from the coding sequence ATGCCAGAAAACCTCGCCCTGCGCATGCGGCCAACCAGCATTGATCAGATCATCGGCCAGCAACATCTGGTCGGACCCGGGAAAATCATCCGCCGCATGGTTGAAGCCAACCGCCTGTCCTCGATGATTCTATATGGACCACCCGGCATCGGCAAAACCTCCATCGCCTCGGCTATTGCCGGCACAACCAAGTTTGCCTTTCGGACCTTTAACGCCACCGTAGATAGCAAGAAACGCCTGCAAGAGATCGCTGAAGAAGCGAAATTTTCCGGCGGACTGGTGCTCCTGCTAGACGAGATTCACCGTCTGGACAAGACCAAGCAAGATTTCCTGCTGCCACTATTAGAAAGTGGGCTGGTTATTATGATTGGGGCGACGACGGAAAATCCTTTCTTCTCAGTGACACCCGCTATTCGCAGCCGGGTTCAGATATTTGAACTTGAGCCCCTCAGCAACGACGACATTCGGACAGCTATTCAGTTAGCCTTGACAGATAAGGAACGAGGATTTGATTTTCCAGTGGAGCTAGACAAGGAAGCTCTGGACTTCATCGCTATCTCTACCAACGGAGACCTGCGCTCCGCCTATAACTCGCTGGACCTAGCCGTACTCTCTACCCCAGAAGATAGCAAGGGCATCCGTCACATCACGCTCGATGTCATGGAAAACAGCCTGCAAAAGAGCTATATCACCATGGATAAGGACGGGGACGGCCATTACGATGTCCTCTCTGCCCTGCAGAAGTCCATCCGTGGCTCCGATGTCAATGCCAGCCTCCACTACGCAGCTCGCCTCGTTGAGGCAGGAGACTTGCCTAGCCTAGCTCGACGCTTGACCGTTATCGCTTACGAAGATATTGGCCTAGCAAATCCTGACGCCCAAGTCCATACCGTTACAGCCCTGGAAGCAGCCCAGCGGATCGGCTTTCCTGAAGCCCGTATCCTCATTGCCAATATTGTTATTGATCTGGCTCTGTCGCCCAAGTCCAACTCAGCCTATGTGGCTATGGACAAGGCTTTAGCCGACCTCAGAAAGAATGGAAATCTGCCCATCCCACGCCACTTACGAGACGGCCACTACGCAGGAAGCAAAGAATTGGGCAACGCACAGGACTATCTCTACCCTCACTCCTATCTTGGCAATTGGGTCAAGCAGGACTACCTGCCCGATAAGATAAAAGACGCCAATTATTTCACTCCCAATGAAAATGGCAAATACGAGCGAGCCCTTGGATTGACCAAGAATAAGATTGATGACTTAAAAAAATGA
- a CDS encoding DUF3013 family protein, which yields MAKYGFLEILDEEMGKSFPFDYEINWDKKNHAVEVAFLLEVQNPGGIETVDAEGNASAEDIYFEEAVLFYNPVKSRFEAEDYLAALPYEPKKGLSREFLAYFVDFLTQTAESGLDALMDFLADPEAAEFEIAWNAEAFENGRADVIETEFYPYPRY from the coding sequence ATGGCTAAGTACGGTTTTTTAGAGATATTGGACGAGGAAATGGGGAAGAGCTTTCCTTTTGACTATGAGATAAACTGGGACAAGAAGAATCACGCAGTGGAAGTGGCCTTCCTCCTTGAGGTGCAAAATCCCGGCGGTATTGAGACGGTTGATGCTGAGGGTAATGCCTCGGCAGAGGATATTTACTTTGAGGAAGCTGTGCTTTTCTATAATCCGGTCAAGTCTCGTTTTGAGGCCGAGGACTATCTGGCTGCCCTGCCCTATGAGCCTAAAAAGGGGCTGTCACGGGAGTTTCTGGCTTATTTCGTGGATTTTCTAACCCAAACAGCTGAGTCTGGCCTTGATGCGCTCATGGATTTCTTAGCAGATCCAGAGGCAGCAGAGTTTGAGATAGCTTGGAATGCTGAGGCTTTTGAAAATGGCAGAGCAGATGTGATTGAGACGGAGTTTTACCCTTATCCGAGGTATTAG
- a CDS encoding NUDIX hydrolase, whose protein sequence is MANAKGLDLLHKQMEFSGCKIALLCDDKLLTILRDDISTIPWPNMWELPGGGREGEETPFECVQREVFEELGLKLEEADILWVKKYQGMLNPDKISIFMVGTVTQEEFASIVFGDEGQAYQMMDVSQFLSDKKVIPQLQDRLSDYLEVQA, encoded by the coding sequence ATGGCAAATGCAAAAGGGCTAGATTTATTGCACAAGCAGATGGAGTTTTCTGGCTGCAAGATTGCCTTGCTCTGTGATGATAAGCTACTGACTATCTTGCGAGACGATATTTCAACCATTCCTTGGCCCAATATGTGGGAGTTGCCGGGCGGTGGCCGCGAGGGTGAGGAGACTCCTTTTGAATGTGTTCAACGAGAAGTTTTCGAAGAGCTTGGTTTGAAGCTTGAAGAAGCGGATATTCTCTGGGTTAAGAAATATCAAGGAATGCTTAATCCAGACAAAATTTCTATTTTTATGGTGGGAACTGTCACTCAGGAAGAATTTGCTAGCATTGTCTTTGGCGATGAGGGACAGGCTTATCAGATGATGGATGTGAGTCAGTTCTTATCAGATAAAAAGGTTATTCCGCAGCTGCAGGACAGGTTGAGCGATTATTTGGAGGTACAAGCATGA
- a CDS encoding GNAT family N-acetyltransferase, translating into MIHIERAGAEDLETIIAIQRSSFKAVYEKYQDQYDPYLEERERIRWKLVERPNSFYYFVRDGEKILGFIRLNTNDEQTAGWIGTVAILPEYQNKGYGSEGLGLIEETFFTIRQWDLCTVLQDKGMVAFYEKNGYHQTHTEPEKEGMDMVYMTKTMK; encoded by the coding sequence ATGATTCATATTGAACGGGCGGGAGCTGAGGATTTAGAAACCATTATTGCCATTCAGCGGTCGAGTTTTAAGGCCGTTTATGAGAAATATCAGGATCAATACGACCCCTATCTGGAGGAGCGAGAGCGGATTCGATGGAAACTGGTCGAGCGCCCAAATAGTTTTTATTATTTTGTCAGAGACGGCGAGAAGATTCTGGGCTTTATTCGCTTGAATACAAATGATGAACAGACAGCAGGTTGGATTGGAACAGTGGCGATTTTGCCAGAGTACCAGAATAAAGGATATGGCTCTGAGGGGCTTGGCCTGATAGAGGAGACATTCTTCACCATTAGGCAATGGGATTTGTGCACGGTTTTACAAGATAAAGGCATGGTGGCTTTTTATGAGAAAAATGGCTACCATCAGACCCATACTGAGCCTGAAAAAGAGGGCATGGATATGGTTTACATGACGAAGACAATGAAATAA
- the prmA gene encoding 50S ribosomal protein L11 methyltransferase gives MDTWQELTIEVKREAEEAASNILIELGSQGVAIDDSADYLGQVDQYGELFPEVEQSERVKITGYYPDSVDIEAIAAQANERLAELDGFGLETGDIQLTRQELAEEDWADNWKKYFEPARITHDLTIVPSWTDYEATSGEKIIKLDPGMAFGTGTHPTTKMSLFALEQVLRGGETVLDVGTGSGVLSIASSLLGAKDIYAYDLDEVAVRVAQENIELNPGMENIHVAPGDLLRGVEIKADVIVANILADILIHLTEDAYRLVKDEGYLIMSGIISEKWEMVRESAETAGFFLETHMIQGEWNACVFKKTQDISGVIGG, from the coding sequence ATGGACACTTGGCAGGAATTAACGATTGAAGTGAAGCGTGAGGCGGAGGAAGCAGCCTCTAATATTCTGATTGAGCTGGGCAGTCAGGGTGTGGCTATCGATGACAGCGCAGATTATCTAGGGCAGGTTGACCAGTATGGCGAGCTTTTTCCAGAAGTGGAGCAGAGCGAGCGGGTCAAGATTACCGGCTACTACCCAGATTCTGTGGATATAGAGGCCATTGCGGCCCAGGCCAATGAGCGCCTGGCTGAGCTGGATGGTTTTGGCTTGGAGACAGGAGATATTCAGCTGACTCGGCAGGAGCTGGCTGAGGAAGACTGGGCGGACAATTGGAAGAAGTACTTTGAGCCGGCTCGCATTACTCATGATTTGACTATTGTGCCATCATGGACGGACTATGAAGCGACATCTGGTGAGAAGATCATCAAGCTGGATCCTGGCATGGCCTTTGGGACAGGTACTCACCCGACGACCAAGATGAGCCTCTTTGCTCTGGAGCAGGTCCTGCGAGGCGGAGAAACGGTGCTGGATGTAGGCACAGGAAGTGGCGTCCTCTCCATTGCCAGCTCTCTCTTAGGCGCTAAGGACATCTACGCTTATGATTTAGACGAAGTGGCGGTGCGGGTGGCGCAGGAAAATATTGAGCTCAACCCCGGTATGGAGAACATTCATGTAGCGCCAGGTGATCTTCTCCGAGGTGTGGAAATCAAGGCGGACGTCATTGTTGCCAACATCTTGGCCGATATTCTCATCCATCTGACAGAGGATGCCTATCGTCTGGTCAAGGATGAGGGCTATCTGATTATGAGTGGGATTATTTCTGAGAAGTGGGAAATGGTGCGCGAGTCAGCAGAAACGGCAGGATTTTTCTTGGAAACGCATATGATTCAGGGCGAATGGAATGCCTGTGTCTTTAAGAAAACGCAGGACATTTCAGGCGTGATAGGTGGTTAG
- a CDS encoding 16S rRNA (uracil(1498)-N(3))-methyltransferase: MQQYFIKGSPQSPLVVTDKDTAKHMFSVMRLKEDDQVTLVFDDGVKRLARVLDPSQQSLEILEELADNTELPIQVTIASGFPKGDKLEFITQKVTELGACALWAFPADWSVAKWDGKKLAKKSEKLEKIAQGAAEQSKRNLIPEVRLFDKKTDFLAALADFDRIIVAYEESAKEGEAAALVRALSGLAAGTKVLFIFGPEGGLSPEEIVAFSQAGAVSAGLGPRILRAETAPLYALTAVSVMLELEK; the protein is encoded by the coding sequence ATGCAGCAGTATTTTATAAAAGGAAGTCCTCAGTCCCCTCTGGTGGTCACGGATAAGGACACGGCCAAACATATGTTTTCAGTCATGCGGCTCAAAGAGGACGACCAAGTCACACTGGTCTTTGATGATGGCGTGAAACGGCTGGCCCGGGTATTGGACCCCAGTCAGCAGAGCTTGGAAATCTTGGAGGAGCTGGCGGACAATACTGAGTTGCCAATTCAAGTGACTATTGCTTCAGGCTTTCCTAAGGGTGATAAGTTGGAATTTATCACTCAAAAGGTAACGGAGCTAGGAGCCTGTGCTCTCTGGGCTTTTCCAGCGGACTGGTCGGTGGCTAAGTGGGATGGCAAAAAGCTAGCTAAAAAGAGCGAAAAGCTAGAGAAAATTGCTCAGGGAGCAGCAGAGCAGAGCAAGCGCAATCTGATTCCTGAGGTTCGGCTCTTTGATAAAAAGACAGACTTTCTGGCGGCCTTGGCAGACTTTGACCGCATCATCGTGGCCTATGAAGAATCGGCCAAAGAAGGAGAAGCTGCAGCTCTAGTCCGGGCTCTGTCAGGCTTGGCAGCCGGCACAAAAGTGCTTTTTATCTTTGGACCGGAGGGTGGTCTCTCGCCAGAGGAAATAGTCGCCTTTAGCCAAGCAGGGGCTGTCTCTGCCGGTCTAGGTCCACGTATCCTGCGGGCTGAAACAGCTCCCCTTTATGCCTTGACAGCAGTCAGTGTTATGCTTGAATTAGAAAAATGA
- a CDS encoding IS1182 family transposase, whose amino-acid sequence MFHKEKPDYHRCQYGFYTIDELVPEDHFLRQVDSKLDFDFIYDLVEDTYSPDNGRPSLDPVMLVKIPLIQCFYGIRSMRQTIKDIEVNVAYRWFLGLSLDDKVPHFTTYGKNYSRRFQDKELISEIFSRVLHQALCAGLIDPSELFVDGTHIKAAANSHKYRKKMVAQQAKFMSEQLEVEIDLDRRKHEKKSLKPAKESEAKEKKISRTDPESGWFHKGQHKEVFAYSAQVACDKHGWALAYSVEAGNVHDSQAFPALFSKIEAFSPRYIIADSGYKTPAIAHYLLERNIIPVFPYTRPKGVKGNLRPGDFVYDAFYDCYLCPENQVLTYRTTTRAGYREYKSDPKVCVACPLSSVCTQSQNQQKVITRHVWKDDLEFCEEIRHKRGMKELYKKRKETIERLFGTAKEYHNLRYTREKGKSKMEDKVGLTLACLNLKKLVKMRVDKPFYFVQMTIILSKDEILA is encoded by the coding sequence ATGTTTCACAAAGAAAAACCTGATTATCATCGCTGCCAATATGGCTTCTATACGATCGACGAATTGGTCCCAGAGGATCACTTTCTTCGCCAAGTGGATTCAAAGCTTGATTTTGATTTTATCTATGACTTGGTAGAAGACACCTATAGTCCAGATAATGGTCGTCCTAGTCTCGATCCTGTCATGTTAGTCAAAATCCCTTTGATTCAATGTTTTTATGGCATTCGCTCCATGCGCCAAACCATTAAAGATATTGAAGTAAATGTAGCTTATCGTTGGTTTCTTGGACTAAGCTTGGATGACAAGGTCCCTCATTTTACCACCTATGGAAAGAATTACAGTCGTCGTTTTCAAGATAAAGAATTAATTTCAGAGATATTTTCGCGAGTGCTCCATCAAGCTTTATGTGCTGGCTTAATTGATCCTTCGGAACTATTTGTGGATGGTACTCACATCAAAGCGGCAGCTAACAGTCACAAATATCGTAAGAAAATGGTTGCCCAACAAGCTAAATTTATGAGTGAGCAATTGGAAGTTGAGATTGATTTAGATAGGAGGAAACATGAAAAAAAGTCCTTAAAGCCCGCAAAAGAAAGCGAGGCTAAAGAAAAGAAAATCTCAAGGACAGACCCAGAGAGTGGCTGGTTCCACAAGGGTCAACACAAGGAAGTATTTGCCTATTCTGCCCAGGTAGCTTGTGACAAGCATGGTTGGGCACTAGCTTATAGTGTTGAAGCAGGAAATGTACACGATAGTCAGGCTTTCCCTGCCCTTTTTTCAAAGATAGAAGCTTTCTCCCCACGCTACATTATTGCGGACTCAGGCTATAAGACCCCAGCTATTGCTCATTATTTATTAGAGCGAAACATCATCCCTGTCTTTCCCTATACCCGCCCCAAGGGTGTAAAAGGGAACTTAAGGCCCGGTGATTTTGTTTATGATGCCTTCTATGACTGTTACCTCTGCCCAGAGAACCAAGTGTTAACCTATCGCACGACGACCCGAGCAGGCTACCGTGAGTATAAGAGTGATCCAAAAGTATGTGTCGCCTGTCCCCTATCATCAGTTTGTACCCAGAGCCAGAATCAGCAGAAAGTCATCACAAGACATGTATGGAAAGATGACCTTGAATTTTGTGAAGAGATTCGCCACAAAAGAGGGATGAAGGAGCTTTATAAGAAGCGCAAGGAAACAATTGAGCGACTCTTTGGGACTGCTAAGGAATATCATAACTTGAGATACACCAGAGAGAAAGGAAAGTCCAAAATGGAAGATAAGGTTGGGCTTACTTTGGCGTGTTTGAATCTTAAAAAACTAGTAAAAATGAGGGTGGACAAGCCTTTTTATTTTGTTCAAATGACCATTATTCTATCAAAAGATGAAATATTAGCCTGA